Proteins found in one Brachyspira murdochii DSM 12563 genomic segment:
- a CDS encoding methyl-accepting chemotaxis protein yields the protein MRKGLMFKFLSIFSIFLFIAFFAFYIFYKPVYKSKFLNEKYFQTINAKNETEGYIREIKNTVNLIVNNLEANPDLISFGKFITNVEKSNDGYLNMYFGDTVPYSEGGIYINTLEEYPRTYNQTSRPWYIDALKTRDIVISDPYIDFAVNELTITFSKAIYTNGSLKGVFAIDFINMNKIMEDVKKHFNGSFYIVSENGIYMTHEKSDYVLNENNNLFKDPMFAEFKGNLTSHIGEIKIKGNEWYAIEKTDNAPWVLIFKGDASIVHNQFRLLMLAVFIVMLLILLLEWLLVGKIVKPLKNTIKIIDLMKDGNFNSVFDKNDLALQDESGHLVNSVNDMQNKISSIVSGIKMHMSSINNSSGQISNGIDNLSDRTSSQAAAIEEVSGSIESLFSSISDTSKHTNDVKDMSNKVAEETKAGVEAVTQISNNMLDISESSKEISDIIKLIQSIAFQTNILSLNAAVEAARAGEQGKGFAVVASEIRSLAQNVNDAAGKITDIIENTVSKIETGNESVKHSLDVLLNIENSAKEVSNVLVDLHNAVSDEEGSVKEIALAMNELNKITQENANLVHDSAVLGREVADGTDNVYSELEYFKLHV from the coding sequence ATGAGAAAAGGATTAATGTTTAAATTTTTAAGCATATTTTCTATATTTTTATTTATTGCTTTTTTTGCATTTTATATATTTTATAAGCCAGTTTATAAGTCTAAATTCTTGAATGAAAAATATTTTCAGACCATAAATGCTAAAAATGAAACAGAAGGCTATATAAGAGAAATAAAAAATACAGTTAATCTAATAGTTAATAATTTAGAAGCAAATCCTGATTTAATAAGTTTTGGAAAGTTTATTACAAATGTAGAAAAATCTAATGATGGGTATTTAAATATGTACTTTGGAGATACTGTTCCATATTCTGAAGGAGGCATATATATAAATACTTTAGAAGAATATCCACGTACTTATAATCAGACTTCAAGACCTTGGTATATAGATGCACTTAAAACTAGAGATATAGTAATAAGTGATCCATATATAGATTTTGCAGTTAATGAGCTTACAATTACATTCAGCAAGGCAATATATACAAACGGCAGTTTAAAAGGAGTATTTGCTATAGACTTTATAAATATGAATAAAATCATGGAGGACGTAAAGAAGCATTTTAACGGAAGTTTTTATATAGTATCAGAAAATGGTATATATATGACACATGAAAAAAGTGATTATGTCTTAAATGAAAATAATAATTTATTTAAAGATCCTATGTTTGCTGAGTTTAAAGGAAATCTCACTTCACATATAGGCGAAATAAAGATAAAAGGTAATGAATGGTATGCTATAGAAAAAACAGATAATGCTCCTTGGGTTTTGATATTTAAAGGCGATGCTAGTATAGTTCATAATCAGTTTAGACTTTTGATGCTTGCTGTATTTATTGTTATGCTTCTTATACTTCTTTTGGAATGGCTTCTTGTAGGAAAAATAGTTAAGCCTTTAAAAAATACTATAAAAATAATAGATTTAATGAAAGACGGTAATTTTAATAGCGTATTCGATAAAAATGATTTAGCTTTACAGGATGAGTCTGGTCATTTGGTTAATTCTGTTAATGATATGCAAAACAAAATATCTTCAATAGTTTCTGGAATAAAAATGCATATGTCTTCTATTAATAATTCAAGCGGTCAGATATCAAACGGAATAGATAATTTATCAGATAGAACTTCATCACAGGCAGCAGCTATAGAAGAGGTAAGCGGTTCTATAGAAAGTTTGTTTTCCTCAATATCGGATACTTCAAAGCATACTAATGATGTAAAAGATATGAGCAATAAAGTAGCTGAAGAAACAAAGGCAGGAGTTGAAGCTGTAACTCAAATTTCAAATAATATGCTTGATATATCAGAATCGAGTAAAGAGATATCAGATATTATTAAACTTATACAGTCAATAGCTTTTCAGACTAATATATTATCTCTTAATGCCGCAGTAGAGGCAGCACGTGCCGGTGAGCAGGGTAAGGGATTTGCCGTTGTTGCTTCTGAAATACGTTCGCTTGCACAGAATGTTAATGATGCGGCTGGTAAGATTACTGATATAATAGAAAATACTGTATCCAAAATAGAGACTGGAAATGAATCTGTAAAACATTCTCTTGATGTGCTTTTAAATATAGAAAACTCAGCAAAAGAAGTATCTAATGTTCTTGTTGATTTGCATAATGCGGTATCTGATGAAGAGGGAAGTGTTAAGGAAATTGCTCTTGCTATGAATGAATTAAATAAAATTACTCAGGAAAATGCTAATCTTGTGCATGACAGTGCTGTACTAGGAAGAGAAGTTGCTGACGGAACTGATAATGTTTATTCAGAACTTGAATATTTCAAACTTCATGTTTAA
- a CDS encoding PhoH family protein — MIENFIPNKKVFVFDTNVILHDFKSIFSFEETNIVIPITVLEEVDKFKKGSDTINFNAREFIRELDVIVEKNEELQGTKDIFKKGALLDNKSKVFIDVNNEERDDFKKIFSNSIPDHKILSCAYNIKCENQRVILITKDINMRMKARSLGIDTQDYNTDKIEKLSSLFTGIESISGDNARIYIKELNENKEIAVKGEHSIYPNTYFCYRVKEDDEAVIGKYKDDTKTIVHVDTNIDAYGIKPRNEEQAMALDVLLDNDIPLVTIMGKAGTGKTLLALAAALAKRREYRQILLARPVVALSNKDLGFLPGDINSKLDPYMQPLFDNLSVIQHIHSDDSDESKNIKKMLENEKIVISPLAYIRGRSLNKIYFIVDEAQNLTPHEIKTIITRAGEGTKIVFTGDIHQIDTPYLDERNNGLTYLIDRTKAEVLSGTVTLEKGERSKLAELAANVL; from the coding sequence ATGATAGAAAATTTCATACCTAATAAAAAAGTATTCGTATTTGATACTAATGTGATACTTCATGATTTTAAGTCAATATTTTCTTTTGAAGAGACAAATATAGTTATACCTATTACAGTATTGGAAGAGGTTGATAAGTTCAAAAAAGGAAGCGATACAATCAATTTTAATGCCAGAGAGTTTATAAGAGAGCTTGATGTTATAGTAGAGAAAAATGAAGAGCTTCAGGGAACCAAAGATATTTTTAAAAAAGGTGCTTTGCTTGATAATAAAAGTAAAGTATTTATAGATGTTAATAATGAAGAGAGAGATGATTTTAAAAAAATATTTTCAAATAGTATTCCAGATCATAAAATACTATCATGTGCCTATAATATAAAATGTGAAAATCAGCGTGTCATTCTCATAACCAAAGATATTAATATGAGAATGAAGGCTAGAAGTTTAGGTATTGACACACAAGACTATAATACTGATAAGATAGAAAAATTATCATCATTATTTACAGGTATAGAAAGTATATCAGGAGATAATGCACGCATTTATATAAAAGAGCTTAATGAGAACAAAGAGATAGCAGTAAAAGGAGAACATTCCATATATCCAAATACATATTTCTGCTACAGAGTAAAAGAAGATGATGAGGCAGTAATAGGCAAATATAAAGATGATACAAAAACAATAGTTCATGTTGATACTAATATTGATGCCTACGGAATAAAGCCTAGAAATGAAGAGCAGGCTATGGCTTTGGACGTTTTACTTGATAATGATATACCTCTAGTAACAATAATGGGTAAGGCAGGTACTGGTAAAACTCTTCTTGCACTTGCAGCTGCTTTAGCCAAGAGAAGAGAGTACAGACAGATACTTTTAGCACGTCCTGTAGTTGCACTTTCTAATAAAGATTTGGGTTTTCTTCCGGGTGATATTAATAGCAAATTAGACCCTTATATGCAGCCTTTATTTGATAATCTTTCTGTTATACAGCATATTCATTCTGATGATAGTGATGAAAGCAAAAACATAAAAAAAATGCTTGAAAATGAAAAGATAGTTATATCTCCTTTAGCATATATAAGAGGAAGAAGTTTGAATAAAATATATTTTATAGTAGATGAAGCTCAGAACTTAACGCCTCATGAAATAAAAACTATAATAACTAGAGCGGGAGAAGGTACAAAAATAGTGTTCACAGGAGATATTCATCAGATAGACACTCCGTATTTGGACGAAAGAAACAATGGTCTTACTTATTTAATAGACCGCACAAAAGCAGAAGTATTAAGCGGTACTGTAACACTTGAAAAAGGAGAGCGTTCAAAACTTGCAGAGCTTGCTGCTAATGTATTATAA
- a CDS encoding alpha/beta hydrolase, whose amino-acid sequence MFKNILKRALLFSAYMLFPIGSIMAQNNTLQWDKTFKKSDKINVKKVSFYNRLGINIAADLYTPVNINTNQKYKALVIGGPYGAVKEQAAGVYAQAMAERDFIAIAFDASYNGESGGSPHYTASPEAFAEDFSAAVDFIGSLNYVDRNKIGAIGICGSGSFVLSAAKIDSRIKAIAAASMYDMGRVARNGMYDSLTDEDRKKMIEAVSMQRWNEYNGGEKQFQIGTPENIDENAPDIVKEFYSYYRTKRGFHPRATTAMSVISSISLMNYYPLENIDIISPRPMLFIAGEKAHSRYFSEDAYKKAKEPKELIIIPNANHVDLYDRTDLIPFDKLADFFNTSLTNKNN is encoded by the coding sequence ATGTTTAAAAATATTTTAAAAAGAGCTTTATTATTTTCAGCATATATGCTTTTTCCTATAGGAAGCATCATGGCACAGAACAATACATTACAATGGGATAAAACTTTTAAAAAGAGCGATAAAATAAATGTAAAAAAAGTATCATTTTATAACAGACTAGGTATAAATATAGCAGCTGACTTATACACACCTGTAAATATTAATACCAATCAAAAATATAAGGCATTAGTTATAGGAGGTCCGTACGGAGCAGTAAAAGAACAGGCTGCCGGAGTATATGCTCAGGCTATGGCAGAGAGAGACTTTATTGCTATAGCGTTTGATGCATCATACAATGGGGAAAGCGGAGGATCTCCTCATTATACAGCTTCACCGGAGGCATTCGCAGAAGATTTTAGTGCCGCAGTAGATTTTATAGGTTCATTAAACTATGTTGACAGAAACAAAATAGGAGCTATAGGAATATGCGGAAGCGGAAGTTTTGTTTTAAGTGCAGCTAAAATTGACAGCAGAATAAAAGCAATAGCTGCAGCAAGTATGTATGATATGGGAAGAGTAGCACGAAACGGAATGTATGATTCTTTAACTGATGAAGACAGAAAAAAAATGATTGAAGCAGTTTCCATGCAAAGATGGAATGAATATAATGGCGGAGAAAAACAATTTCAAATAGGTACTCCTGAAAATATAGATGAAAACGCTCCAGATATAGTAAAAGAGTTCTACAGTTATTATCGTACAAAGAGAGGTTTTCACCCTCGTGCCACAACTGCTATGTCTGTTATAAGCAGCATCAGCTTAATGAATTATTACCCTTTAGAGAATATTGACATTATATCACCAAGACCAATGCTTTTTATAGCAGGAGAAAAAGCTCATTCAAGATATTTCAGCGAAGATGCGTATAAAAAAGCTAAAGAACCAAAAGAGTTAATCATAATACCTAATGCTAATCATGTTGATCTATATGATAGAACAGATTTAATACCTTTTGATAAACTAGCAGATTTTTTTAATACTAGCTTAACAAATAAAAATAATTAA
- a CDS encoding alpha/beta hydrolase, with product MKKTISSILLLLAFIISCNNNSTQNNNSQKGDNMDSRVFTVYTNIEMKEVRFKNRYGIEIAGHLYLPQDYSNKKNPALVVSGPFGAVKEQASGLYAQEMAVNGFVALAFDPSFTGESGGEVRNNASPDIFTEDYSAAVDYLGLLDYVDRNRIGAIGICGLSGMAITAAGTDTRIKAVAVASMYDMSRDMSKGHQDYYTKEQRRKIREYLSEQRWKDAENGNYALGNHEPTFDANNNIQASAMVVPEELPENADPVFAAFYNYYAKRAYHPRAINFVTSWTATMPFSFWNFNLMDNLGDLDTTPVLLIAGDRAHSRYYSEDVYNEISGNNKELVIIEDADHVSLYDDMSKIPFEKITQFFNANLK from the coding sequence ATGAAAAAAACAATATCATCAATTTTATTATTACTAGCATTTATAATTTCTTGTAATAATAACAGCACACAAAATAATAATTCACAAAAAGGAGATAATATGGACAGCAGAGTATTCACAGTTTACACAAATATTGAAATGAAAGAAGTAAGATTCAAAAATCGCTATGGTATAGAGATAGCAGGACATTTATATTTGCCTCAAGACTACAGTAACAAAAAAAATCCTGCATTGGTAGTGTCTGGACCATTCGGAGCAGTTAAGGAACAGGCATCTGGTTTATACGCTCAGGAAATGGCTGTCAATGGTTTTGTAGCATTAGCTTTTGACCCATCTTTTACAGGTGAAAGCGGGGGAGAAGTTAGAAACAATGCTTCACCTGATATATTCACAGAAGATTACAGTGCTGCTGTAGATTATTTAGGGCTTCTTGATTATGTAGACAGAAACCGTATCGGAGCAATAGGTATATGCGGACTTTCTGGTATGGCTATAACTGCTGCTGGTACTGATACTAGAATTAAGGCTGTTGCTGTAGCTTCAATGTATGATATGTCAAGAGATATGAGCAAAGGACATCAAGACTATTATACAAAAGAGCAAAGAAGAAAAATAAGAGAGTATTTAAGCGAGCAGCGTTGGAAAGATGCTGAAAATGGAAATTATGCTTTAGGTAATCATGAGCCTACTTTCGATGCAAATAATAATATACAGGCTTCTGCAATGGTTGTACCTGAAGAGCTTCCAGAAAATGCAGACCCAGTATTTGCTGCATTTTACAACTATTATGCAAAAAGAGCTTATCACCCTCGTGCGATAAACTTCGTTACTTCTTGGACTGCTACTATGCCTTTTTCTTTCTGGAACTTTAATTTGATGGATAATCTTGGGGATTTGGATACTACTCCTGTACTTTTAATAGCAGGCGACAGAGCACATTCAAGATATTATTCTGAAGATGTTTATAATGAAATATCTGGAAATAATAAAGAATTAGTAATAATAGAAGATGCAGACCATGTTTCATTATATGATGACATGTCAAAAATACCTTTTGAGAAAATAACACAGTTTTTTAATGCCAATCTAAAATAA
- a CDS encoding DUF262 domain-containing protein: MKLETIENGFIPINELSNKNFFIPSYQRGYRWDNEVNALLGDITDFINYKESDNDFYSLQPIVVKKYKDKYIVIDGQQRLTTIFLIIKYIQNQSFFSIEYETRKQSSEFLENIQSKKENDAKNIDFYYFFQAYKNISDFFSSKVNKNNFYNILLNNCKVLWYEISYDEKEEDVFIRLNIGKIPLLDEENIKALFLSKSNGIENIDEIAEKWYDEEKELRYNNDYRYCVLKKIDERYITKENNTLNDDFLRIRVYLEAIMKNKNYSIFEYFYKLYKENKLKETWENLESCIDTLNSFSSDQNGIGEERNIFHYIGFLILNNIMDINDIYKIWIEDKNKINFSSSLKKSIEDNISLFKSIKDNDFEEDLRELNFNDKNHKKIIYKILVLFNIAYLLKDEGSHKYFEFNRFQLEQWSIEHIYAQNSKSIKEDIKNKDNEKIIYWLKEVSKYCDELKPKIEELINKKNPYNEKLFDEIDNYFKDEDSLNGIGNLCLLDKQSNIRIGNMIFSSKRLEIERLGQQGKLIPICTKLVFEKFFSDKIKNKDYFLKEDREYYIKAIIEKLQIFFKQ; the protein is encoded by the coding sequence GTGAAATTAGAAACAATAGAAAATGGATTTATTCCTATTAATGAGTTATCAAATAAAAATTTTTTTATACCAAGTTATCAGAGAGGTTATAGATGGGATAATGAAGTAAATGCTTTATTAGGAGATATTACAGATTTTATTAATTATAAAGAAAGTGATAATGATTTTTATTCTCTACAACCCATAGTTGTAAAAAAATATAAAGATAAATATATTGTTATTGATGGGCAGCAAAGATTAACAACTATTTTTTTAATAATTAAATATATTCAAAATCAATCTTTCTTTTCAATAGAGTATGAAACTAGAAAGCAATCCTCCGAATTTTTAGAAAATATTCAAAGTAAAAAAGAAAATGATGCTAAAAATATTGATTTTTATTATTTTTTTCAGGCATATAAAAATATAAGTGATTTTTTCAGCAGTAAAGTTAATAAGAATAATTTTTATAATATATTACTTAATAACTGTAAAGTATTGTGGTATGAAATATCATATGATGAAAAAGAGGAAGATGTTTTTATAAGACTCAATATAGGAAAAATTCCATTATTAGATGAGGAAAATATCAAAGCATTATTTCTTTCAAAAAGTAATGGTATTGAAAATATAGATGAAATAGCTGAAAAATGGTATGACGAAGAAAAAGAATTAAGATATAATAATGATTATAGATATTGTGTATTAAAAAAGATAGATGAGAGATATATAACAAAAGAAAATAATACATTAAATGATGATTTTTTGAGGATTCGAGTATATCTTGAAGCTATTATGAAAAATAAAAATTATTCTATATTTGAATATTTTTATAAGTTATATAAAGAAAATAAATTAAAAGAAACTTGGGAAAATTTAGAAAGCTGTATAGATACATTAAACAGTTTTTCATCAGATCAAAATGGTATTGGTGAAGAGAGAAATATTTTCCATTACATTGGTTTTCTTATATTAAATAATATAATGGATATTAATGATATTTATAAAATATGGATAGAAGATAAGAATAAAATAAATTTCTCTTCATCTCTCAAAAAATCAATAGAAGATAATATTAGTTTATTTAAATCAATTAAGGATAATGATTTTGAAGAAGATTTACGGGAATTAAATTTTAATGATAAAAATCATAAAAAAATAATTTATAAAATACTTGTTTTATTTAATATAGCTTATTTATTAAAAGATGAGGGATCTCATAAGTATTTTGAGTTTAATAGATTTCAATTAGAACAGTGGAGCATCGAACATATTTATGCTCAGAATTCAAAGAGTATAAAAGAAGATATAAAAAATAAAGATAATGAAAAAATTATTTATTGGTTAAAAGAAGTAAGCAAATATTGTGATGAACTAAAACCAAAAATAGAAGAATTAATAAATAAAAAAAATCCATATAATGAGAAACTGTTTGATGAAATAGATAATTATTTCAAAGATGAAGATTCTTTGAATGGTATAGGCAATTTATGTTTATTAGATAAGCAATCAAATATTAGAATAGGAAATATGATTTTTAGCAGCAAACGTTTGGAAATAGAAAGATTAGGTCAGCAGGGTAAACTTATTCCAATATGTACTAAACTTGTATTTGAAAAATTTTTTTCAGATAAAATAAAAAACAAAGATTATTTTTTAAAAGAAGACAGAGAGTATTATATAAAAGCTATTATTGAAAAATTACAAATATTTTTCAAACAATAA
- a CDS encoding LysR family transcriptional regulator, with protein sequence MEVRALKYFLTTVREGNITKAAKYLNLTQPNLSRQINILERDIGHKLFERKHNNIELTPEGILLKKRAEEILNMIDKTRAEFNFTDELIAGDIFIGAGETWAIALLASIMRDMQKDYPHIRYNIYSGNSEDITEKLDKGLLDFGVLIDPADLSKYDYLKMPAKDTWGLIMRRDSKLAQKKYIVKKDILNIPLIVSRQTIQDEMKNNDFLRWLGVSFSSLNITATYNLIYNALIMVREGMGYAFALDRLMDNMHNEDICFLPLKPKLESGLNVVWKKNQEFSRASKIFLERMNKSFL encoded by the coding sequence ATGGAAGTAAGAGCTTTAAAATATTTTTTAACTACAGTAAGAGAGGGAAACATCACAAAGGCAGCAAAATATCTCAATTTAACACAGCCTAATTTATCACGTCAGATAAACATTCTAGAAAGAGATATAGGACATAAATTATTTGAAAGAAAACATAATAATATAGAGCTTACTCCAGAGGGTATTTTACTTAAAAAAAGAGCTGAAGAAATATTAAATATGATAGATAAAACAAGGGCTGAGTTCAATTTTACTGATGAATTAATAGCAGGCGATATATTTATAGGGGCAGGGGAGACTTGGGCTATTGCATTGCTTGCCTCTATTATGCGGGATATGCAAAAAGACTATCCGCATATAAGATATAATATTTACAGCGGAAACTCTGAAGATATTACAGAGAAGCTCGATAAAGGATTATTAGATTTCGGGGTATTGATAGATCCAGCTGATTTGTCAAAGTACGATTATTTAAAAATGCCTGCAAAAGATACTTGGGGGCTTATTATGAGAAGAGATTCAAAGCTGGCACAAAAAAAGTATATAGTAAAAAAGGATATTCTTAATATTCCTCTAATAGTATCAAGACAGACTATTCAAGATGAGATGAAAAATAATGATTTTTTAAGATGGTTAGGAGTAAGTTTCAGCAGTTTGAATATAACAGCTACTTATAATCTTATTTATAATGCCCTGATTATGGTACGAGAGGGTATGGGTTATGCTTTTGCTTTAGACAGACTTATGGATAATATGCATAATGAAGATATATGTTTTTTACCTTTAAAGCCTAAATTGGAATCTGGGCTTAATGTTGTATGGAAGAAAAATCAGGAGTTTTCAAGGGCTTCAAAAATATTTTTGGAAAGAATGAATAAAAGTTTTTTGTAA
- a CDS encoding DUF262 domain-containing protein — MNINNLKNLLNEYNVVIPMLQRDYVQGKKSKISIAESFLRNIFEVLEGNQNKLHIDFIYGYLEDNNFILIDGQQRVTTLWLLYLIIYKINNDFDNIKELLSNFSYRIRESSYKFCKNLINKELKLDVNPKEYILNSTGTFGKTDELNNDPTIKAMLNMMDLIYKKIEDKDTQTLNKYKNNLDNITFSIFNMGEYDLGEELYIKMNARGKQLSKYENLKAYIESDLNLKEHYDLLASIDNLWSDYFFDIKNKDKFDNRALSFLYYSALFFHIDSNISNKDLINYLDSNIEIIDHSFFSILKLYKNIKLLNNAIEVLYKYKDILNIKIFDDIKLLRKDICYFYAFLFFIKKLNNDNFDKKIFNDYYRVCRHFIENHRLDKPEHIKSFYDLFADLSNGYSDIYKYLSCKSKLSSFHTEIYELEIKKAKLILESRYGGDNWEDILNKTSDNNFLVGWVGFLLDFSKKNNKEDFDKFTKYTNLTIEIIDRIIKQDGFLNLFQRALLIFGDYGFYSRNYYYYYGNIPQVSVYRDREAWNWLLSGYKNDFGNKNYLKQLFDKIILHRENDIEKALISIINNANLKNKLWFEYLLIKDKKLFEYIDKEETFQKCGRIRKHFDNNDHIIDCLLLPPAKGKRESIDLLSYSFYLYIKDKVEVSEFKADKVKYDKYEDNRNKNSYFDIIIKSKNKEIICDSINSIIKIGTKKYNINLGIGSDIFVEFNRILKEAKLIK, encoded by the coding sequence ATGAATATAAATAATTTAAAAAATTTATTAAATGAATATAATGTTGTTATTCCTATGCTTCAAAGAGATTATGTACAAGGTAAAAAATCAAAAATTAGTATAGCCGAATCTTTTTTGCGTAATATATTTGAGGTTCTTGAGGGTAATCAAAATAAGTTACATATAGATTTTATTTACGGATATTTAGAAGATAATAATTTTATACTTATAGATGGTCAGCAGAGAGTAACAACATTATGGCTTTTATATTTAATTATATATAAAATTAATAATGATTTTGATAATATAAAGGAATTATTATCTAATTTTTCATATAGAATAAGAGAAAGTTCATATAAATTTTGTAAAAACCTTATAAATAAAGAATTAAAGTTAGATGTAAATCCCAAAGAATATATTTTAAATAGCACAGGCACTTTTGGCAAAACTGATGAATTAAACAATGATCCTACTATAAAAGCTATGCTTAATATGATGGATTTAATTTATAAAAAAATAGAAGATAAAGATACTCAAACATTGAATAAATATAAAAATAATTTAGATAATATTACTTTTTCTATTTTCAATATGGGTGAATATGATCTAGGTGAAGAATTATATATAAAAATGAATGCCAGAGGAAAGCAATTAAGTAAGTACGAAAATCTTAAAGCATATATAGAGAGTGATTTAAATTTAAAAGAACATTATGATTTACTTGCAAGTATAGATAATTTATGGAGTGATTATTTTTTTGACATAAAAAATAAAGACAAATTTGATAATAGAGCCTTATCTTTCTTATATTATTCTGCTTTGTTTTTTCATATCGATTCAAATATTTCTAATAAAGATTTAATAAATTATTTGGATAGTAATATTGAAATTATAGATCATAGCTTTTTTAGTATACTAAAATTATATAAGAATATTAAACTACTTAATAATGCTATTGAAGTATTATATAAATATAAAGATATTTTAAATATTAAAATATTTGATGATATAAAATTATTAAGAAAAGATATATGCTACTTTTATGCTTTCTTATTTTTTATAAAAAAATTAAATAATGATAATTTTGATAAAAAGATATTTAATGATTATTACAGAGTATGCAGACATTTTATAGAAAATCATAGATTGGATAAACCTGAACATATTAAAAGTTTTTATGATTTATTTGCTGATTTATCTAATGGATATAGTGATATATATAAATATTTATCTTGTAAATCTAAATTGAGTTCTTTTCATACAGAAATATATGAATTAGAAATAAAAAAAGCTAAACTAATTTTAGAAAGCAGATATGGTGGGGATAATTGGGAAGACATTTTGAATAAAACAAGCGATAATAATTTTTTAGTTGGCTGGGTAGGATTTCTATTAGATTTTAGTAAAAAAAATAATAAAGAAGATTTTGATAAATTTACAAAGTATACTAATTTAACAATTGAAATTATTGATAGAATAATAAAACAAGATGGTTTTCTAAATTTATTTCAAAGAGCTTTGTTAATTTTTGGAGATTATGGATTTTATTCTAGAAATTATTATTATTATTATGGTAATATACCTCAAGTAAGTGTATACAGAGACAGAGAGGCGTGGAATTGGTTACTGTCAGGATATAAAAATGATTTTGGAAATAAAAATTATTTAAAACAATTATTTGATAAAATAATTTTGCATAGAGAAAATGATATTGAAAAAGCACTAATATCAATTATAAATAATGCAAATTTAAAAAATAAGTTATGGTTTGAATATTTATTGATAAAAGATAAAAAATTATTTGAATATATAGACAAAGAAGAAACATTTCAAAAATGTGGAAGAATAAGAAAACATTTTGATAATAATGATCATATTATAGATTGTCTGCTTCTTCCACCTGCTAAAGGTAAAAGAGAATCAATAGATTTACTATCATATTCTTTCTATTTGTATATCAAAGATAAAGTAGAAGTTTCAGAGTTTAAAGCTGATAAAGTGAAATATGATAAATATGAAGATAATAGAAATAAAAATTCTTACTTTGATATAATAATAAAATCTAAAAACAAAGAAATTATATGTGATAGTATTAATTCTATAATAAAAATAGGAACTAAAAAATATAATATAAATTTGGGCATTGGTTCTGATATTTTTGTTGAATTTAATAGAATATTAAAAGAAGCAAAGTTAATAAAATAA
- a CDS encoding DapH/DapD/GlmU-related protein, translating to MNMEEFIKYCKEGNPISSEDKELSPLLYECSQNAIKITMEINNKYHTTDEVRELFEELTGEKIDKSFTCFPPFYTDFGKNIKIGKNVFFNCGCSFQDRGGIVIGDNVFIGMNATISTLNHGIEVEYRSITYPKKVVIGNNVWIGSGVHILSGVTIGDNSIIAAGALVNKDVPSNVIVGGMPAKIIKEINRLKIAN from the coding sequence ATGAATATGGAAGAGTTTATTAAATACTGCAAAGAGGGCAATCCCATATCAAGCGAAGATAAAGAATTATCACCGCTTTTATATGAATGCTCACAAAATGCAATAAAAATCACTATGGAAATCAATAATAAATATCATACTACAGATGAAGTAAGAGAATTATTTGAAGAGCTTACAGGAGAAAAAATAGATAAAAGTTTCACATGCTTTCCTCCATTTTATACTGACTTTGGAAAGAACATAAAGATAGGAAAGAATGTATTTTTCAACTGCGGCTGTTCTTTTCAGGATAGAGGAGGCATTGTCATAGGAGATAATGTATTTATAGGAATGAATGCCACTATTTCAACACTCAATCATGGAATAGAAGTAGAATACAGAAGTATAACTTACCCAAAAAAAGTAGTAATTGGAAATAATGTATGGATAGGTTCAGGGGTACATATACTTTCTGGAGTAACTATAGGTGATAATTCTATAATAGCAGCAGGAGCTTTGGTTAATAAAGATGTGCCTTCAAATGTGATAGTAGGAGGTATGCCTGCTAAAATTATAAAAGAAATAAATAGATTAAAAATAGCAAATTAA